In one Brassica oleracea var. oleracea cultivar TO1000 chromosome C9, BOL, whole genome shotgun sequence genomic region, the following are encoded:
- the LOC106316506 gene encoding succinate dehydrogenase assembly factor 2, mitochondrial isoform X1, with the protein MASRKALINIHRIIRSTAVVNRRSMIQAAATRAHPIYGNGVDFTPRFFCGNTLTPQNFDIDLSNEEKKRITINRLLYRSKQRGFLELDLVLGNWVEENVNSMDENTVKSLIHVLDLENPDLWKWLTGQEQPPEIVSSNPVFLALHKKVMTNLNKHAAPKTRAEAGQPWVKGWDDFKRGRDAPISGNQ; encoded by the exons ATGGCCAGCCGAAAAGCTTTAATTAACATCCACAGGATCATCCGCTCCACCGCGGTGGTTAACCGGAGATCCATGATTCAAGCCGCTGCAACCCGTGCACATCCTATTTACGG AAATGGAGTTGATTTTACGCCGAGATTTTTCTGCGGGAACACCTTGACTCCACAGAACTTTGATATAGATCTCTCGAACGAAGAGAAGAAGAGGATTACGATCAACAG ATTGTTGTATAGGAGCAA GCAACGAGGGTTTCTGGAACTTGATCTTGTTTTGGGGAACTGGGTTGAAGAGAATGTCAATTCCATGGACGAGAACACCGTTAAATCCCTAATTCATGTCCTCGATTTG GAAAACCCTGATCTTTGGAAATGGTTAACTGGTCAGGAACAACCTCCGGAGATAGTGAGCTCAAATCCG GTATTCTTGGCGTTGCACAAGAAAGTCATGACGAATCTGAACAAGCATGCAGCACCAAAGACGCGTGCAGAAGCTGGACAGCCTTGGGTCAAAGGCTGGGATGATTTCAAGAGAGGCCGTGATGCTCCCATCTCAGGGAACCAGTAA
- the LOC106316506 gene encoding succinate dehydrogenase assembly factor 2, mitochondrial isoform X3, translating to MASRKALINIHRIIRSTAVVNRRSMIQAAATRAHPIYGNGVDFTPRFFCGNTLTPQNFDIDLSNEEKKRITINRLLYRSKQRGFLELDLVLGNWVEENVNSMDENTVKSLIHVLDLEQPPEIVSSNPKVMTNLNKHAAPKTRAEAGQPWVKGWDDFKRGRDAPISGNQ from the exons ATGGCCAGCCGAAAAGCTTTAATTAACATCCACAGGATCATCCGCTCCACCGCGGTGGTTAACCGGAGATCCATGATTCAAGCCGCTGCAACCCGTGCACATCCTATTTACGG AAATGGAGTTGATTTTACGCCGAGATTTTTCTGCGGGAACACCTTGACTCCACAGAACTTTGATATAGATCTCTCGAACGAAGAGAAGAAGAGGATTACGATCAACAG ATTGTTGTATAGGAGCAA GCAACGAGGGTTTCTGGAACTTGATCTTGTTTTGGGGAACTGGGTTGAAGAGAATGTCAATTCCATGGACGAGAACACCGTTAAATCCCTAATTCATGTCCTCGATTTG GAACAACCTCCGGAGATAGTGAGCTCAAATCCG AAAGTCATGACGAATCTGAACAAGCATGCAGCACCAAAGACGCGTGCAGAAGCTGGACAGCCTTGGGTCAAAGGCTGGGATGATTTCAAGAGAGGCCGTGATGCTCCCATCTCAGGGAACCAGTAA
- the LOC106316506 gene encoding succinate dehydrogenase assembly factor 2, mitochondrial isoform X2 — translation MASRKALINIHRIIRSTAVVNRRSMIQAAATRAHPIYGNGVDFTPRFFCGNTLTPQNFDIDLSNEEKKRITINRLLYRSKQRGFLELDLVLGNWVEENVNSMDENTVKSLIHVLDLENPDLWKWLTGQEQPPEIVSSNPKVMTNLNKHAAPKTRAEAGQPWVKGWDDFKRGRDAPISGNQ, via the exons ATGGCCAGCCGAAAAGCTTTAATTAACATCCACAGGATCATCCGCTCCACCGCGGTGGTTAACCGGAGATCCATGATTCAAGCCGCTGCAACCCGTGCACATCCTATTTACGG AAATGGAGTTGATTTTACGCCGAGATTTTTCTGCGGGAACACCTTGACTCCACAGAACTTTGATATAGATCTCTCGAACGAAGAGAAGAAGAGGATTACGATCAACAG ATTGTTGTATAGGAGCAA GCAACGAGGGTTTCTGGAACTTGATCTTGTTTTGGGGAACTGGGTTGAAGAGAATGTCAATTCCATGGACGAGAACACCGTTAAATCCCTAATTCATGTCCTCGATTTG GAAAACCCTGATCTTTGGAAATGGTTAACTGGTCAGGAACAACCTCCGGAGATAGTGAGCTCAAATCCG AAAGTCATGACGAATCTGAACAAGCATGCAGCACCAAAGACGCGTGCAGAAGCTGGACAGCCTTGGGTCAAAGGCTGGGATGATTTCAAGAGAGGCCGTGATGCTCCCATCTCAGGGAACCAGTAA